In Aspergillus fumigatus Af293 chromosome 4, whole genome shotgun sequence, one genomic interval encodes:
- a CDS encoding mitochondrial 54S ribosomal protein bL34m, with product MLCFQCRVVPSALRTAMRSQPSRLQALTLTNSLSTPLRTFSSALRSQPTPLTQSLPSFRTSLTSASSVSFGLTQQTRSFSASASLAGKRATYNPSRRVQKRRHGFLARLRSRGGRKVLQHRRAKGRKSLSW from the exons ATGCTCTGCTTCCAATGTAGGGTCGTGCCCTCAGCGCTGCGAACTGCAATGCGCTCCCAACCGTCCAG ACTCCAGGCTCTGACCCTCACTAACTCCCTATCAACACCGCTCCGCACCTTTTCATCCGCCCTTCGTTCACAACCGACCCCGTTGACACAGAGTCTCCCCTCATTCCGCACATCTCTCACATCAGCCTCTTCGGTCTCATTCGGTCTGACGCAGCAGACTCGGTCATTCTCCGCCAGTGCGTCGCTGGCCGGTAAACGGGCTACCTACAATCCCTCGCGTAGAGTGCAGAAACGTCGCCATGGGTTTCTTGCGCGGTTGCGGTCGAGGGGAGGGAGAAAGGTTCTCCAGCACCGGAGAGCGAAGGGACGGAAGTCTCTGAGCTGGTAG
- a CDS encoding putative zinc metalloprotease — MSPSNQKTHFRLLQRFKPDYSPSEFVQYESERTGMRVVVIDQKGPKVTGYFVLATEILDDSGAPHTLEHLCFMGSRNYRYKGFLDKLATRVYSNTNAWTATDHTAYTLDTAGWEGFSQILPVYLEHVIAPTLTNEGCYTEVHHIDGSGNDAGVVYSEMQGVQNNAAELIDLAARRLMYPPGVGFRYETGGMMEQLRVLTADRIRAFHREMYQPRNLCLIITGEVDHDNMLETLDKFEDTILDVIPSPDSPFKRPWVDSKQAPPLEKSIVKTVEFPEEDESFGEIEIRFLGPDCTDPVQTGALNVALLYLAGSSASLLENILVEKEQLASAVYYATEDHPSVEIRFTLTSVETAKLAQVEKRFFEVLDDALKKNLDMKYLKECIDRQKRTWKFSTENSASSLAEYVISDFLFGKKDGSTLLDVATLQEYDVLEKWSEDEWRNFIKKWLSDAPHVTILGVPSMKMSETLKKEEEARVAAQKKRLGPEGLKELADKLEKAKAENDREIPKEMLEKFKIPSIESIHFVETMTARSGAALTAGRADNKVQKLVDADGSELPLFIHFEHIPSSFVQLSLLISAQSVPVHLRPLLSVYTEAFFNLPVQRDGKTINFEQVVVELERDTVGYSMEGARSLGNSEMLRISFQVEIEKYSNAIAWLKELSWNSVFDVERLRAITSRLLADVPDAKRSGDDMLAAVHVMVHYAPESIVRARSTLVKARYLKRIKRQLAEQPETVVARMEEIRQALFRFENMRVLVIADIDKLPNPVSSWKPYAERLGDVTSLKPVTVRRDLLSEAGRTPGGKSYVVPMPTIDSSFAYATARGLDSYDHPKLPALLVAIAYMNAVEGPLWVAVRGKGLAYGTNFAYNIDTGFVNFDVYRSPNAHKAFESSKQIVEDHLSGAIPFDPLMLEGAISSIVVSFANEQSTIASAAQGSFIRQVIRNLPSDYKEKTLKQVRVTGVEDVKAALREIILPLFAPDKANLVVTCAPVLEETIKQGLEAARFTPVVQPLKDFEDDYGLKNDGDDDEESDEEEEEDDDDDDNDEDDDVSESEEDEESDDNE; from the exons TCACTTTAGATTACTCCAGAGGTTCAAGCCTGACTACTCACCGAGCGAGTTCGTTCAATATGAATCTGAGAGAACCGGGATGAGAGTTGTGGTCATTGATCAGAAAGGGCCCAAGGTGACCGGGTACTTTGTGCTCGCCACAGAGATCCTGGATGATTCAGGAGCGCCTCACACTCTGGAACACTTGTGTTTTATGGGATCGCGCAATTATAGATATAAGGGATTCCTAGACAAACTCGCTACGCGCGTGTATTCCAACACAAATGCCTGGACGGCCACGGATCACACAGCCTACACGCTGGATACAGCGGGCTGGGAGGGGTTCTCTCAGATCTTGCCTGTCTACCTGGAGCATGTGATTGCACCTACTCTGACAAATGAAGGCTGCTACACAGAAGTGCACCACATAGACGGTTCCGGTAACGATGCCGGAGTTGTATACTCGGAGATGCAAGGAGTGCAAAACAACGCGGCAGAGCTGATCGACTTGGCGGCCCGACGCCTCATGTACCCGCCTGGCGTAGGCTTCCGCTATGAGACTGGAGGCATGATGGAGCAGCTTCGTGTTCTCACTGCGGACAGAATTCGCGCGTTTCATCGTGAGATGTACCAACCTCGTAACCTGTGTCTGATTATCACGGGTGAGGTGGACCATGATAACATGCTGGAAACGCTTGACAAATTCGAAGACACTATCCTGGATGTTATTCCAAGTCCTGATTCGCCATTTAAACGACCATGGGTAGATTCCAAACAAGCTCCTCCGTTGGAGAAGTCGATTGTGAAGACGGTTGAATTCCCCGAGGAGGACGAATCTTTTGGTGAAATAGAAATCAGGTTTCTGGGTCCCGATTGCACTGATCCTGTACAAA CCGGTGCTCTTAACGTCGCACTTTTATACCTGGCTGGGTCGTCGGCTTCTCTTCTAGAGAACATACTGGTGGAAAAGGAACAGCTCGCCAGTGCTGTGTACTATGCCACGGAAGATCATCCAAGTGTCGAAATCCGCTTCACTCTGACCAGCGTTGAAACCGCCAAACTCGCTCAGGTGGAGAAACGATTCTTTGAAGTCCTTGATGAcgccttgaagaagaatctgGATATGAAGTATCTGAAAGAGTGCATCGACCGACAAAAGAGGACTTGGAAGTTCTCCACTGAGAactctgcttcttctttggcGGAGTATGTTATCTCTGACTTTCTCTTCGGGAAGAAAGACGGCTCAACGCTGCTGGACGTTGCAACCTTGCAAGAGTACGACGTTCTGGAGAAGTGGAGTGAAGATGAATGGCGTAATTTCATCAAGAAGTGGCTTTCGGATGCGCCACATGTTACGATACTTGGCGTACCATCAATGAAGATGTCCGAAAccttgaagaaagaggaagaggccagAGTTGCAGCTCAGAAGAAGCGACTCGGACCCGAGGGCCTGAAGGAACTGGCCGACAAACTGGAGAAGGCAAAGGCTGAAAATGATAGAGAGATTCCTAAAGAGATGCTGGAAAAGTTCAAGATTCCTAGTATTGAATCTATCCACTTCGTGGAGACGATGACGGCCCGATCCGGTGCTGCCCTGACAGCCGGACGCGCAGATAACAAGGTCCAGAAGTTGGTGGATGCCGATGGCTCGGAGCTGCCACTATTCATCCATTTTGAACATATACCCAGTAGTTTCGTCCAGCTTTCACTTCTTATCTCGGCTCAGTCGGTGCCAGTCCACCTTCGTCCCCTTCTGTCCGTGTATACAGAGGCGTTCTTCAACTTACCTGTCCAAAGGGATGGGAAGACGATCAATTTCGAACAAGTCGTGGTTGAATTGGAAAGGGATACTGTTGGCTATTCGATGGAGGGTGCAAGGAGCCTGGGCAACTCGGAGATGTTGCGCATCTCTTTCCAGGTCGAAATTGAGAAGTATAGCAATGCAATCGCCTGGCTCAAGGAGCTCTCCTGGAACTCGGTCTTTGACGTGGAGAGACTGCGCGCGATCACCAGTCGGCTGCTTGCTGACGTGCCCGATGCCAAGCGTAGTGGTGATGACATGCTGGCAGCTGTGCATGTCATGGTTCACTACGCGCCTGAATCCATTGTGCGGGCACGGAGTACATTAGTCAAGGCGCGATATCTCAAGCGGATCAAGCGACAATTGGCCGAGCAACCCGAGACCGTTGTTGCTCGCATGGAAGAGATCAGACAAGCTCTTTTCAGGTTTGAGAACATGCGAGTTCTGGTCATCGCAGACATTGATAAGCTGCCCAATCCAGTTTCATCCTGGAAGCCCTATGCTGAGCGACTCGGCGACGTGACCTCTCTAAAGCCCGTCACCGTCCGCAGGGACTTGCTGAGCGAGGCAGGTCGAACCCCTGGTGGAAAGTCGTACGTGGTTCCGATGCCGACGATTGACTCGTCCTTTGCCTACGCAACTGCTCGGGGTCTCGACTCGTATGATCACCCCAAGCTCCCCGCTCTGTTGGTTGCTATTGCGTATATGAATGCCGTGGAGGGTCCTCTCTGGGTCGCCGTCCGCGGCAAAGGCTTGGCTTACGGTACGAACTTCGCCTATAACATCGACACTGGCTTTGTGAACTTTGATGTATATCGGTCACCGAATGCACACAAGGCATTCGAGTCCAGTAAACAGATTGTCGAGGACCACCTCTCGGGTGCAATCCCATTTGACCCCTTAATGCTAGAGGGGGCTATTAGCAGCATTGTTGTCAGCTTTGCCAATGAGCAATCGACTATCGCCAGTGCGGCGCAAGGCAGCTTCATTCGTCAGGTCATTCGCAATCTGCCCAGCGACTACAAGGAAAAGACGCTCAAACAAGTACGAGTCACTGGTGTCGAAGACGTCAAAGCAGCCTTGCGTGAAATCATCCTGCCATTGTTCGCGCCGGACAAGGCAAACCTTGTTGTCACCTGTGCACCTGTACTCGAAGAG ACAATCAAACAAGGTCTCGAAGCGGCTCGTTTCACTCCCGTGGTGCAGCCACTGAAGGACTTTGAAGATGATTATGGATTGAAAAATGatggcgacgacgacgaagaatccgacgaagaagaagaagaagatgatgacgacgacgataacgacgaagacgatgatgtgTCTGAatctgaggaagatgaagaatctgATGATAACGAGTGA